One genomic window of Haloferax mediterranei ATCC 33500 includes the following:
- a CDS encoding DEAD/DEAH box helicase — protein sequence MKVAEAVPEFADAFGFEEFNRMQREALPAILETDHNVVASAPTASGKTALAELAICRTLRDEGTALFIAPLRALTTEKESEWERFEELGYSVYVVTGERDLNPRRAARADILVMTPEKTDSATRKHDSARYSFIEDVDCVVIDEVHLLDSETRGGVLEVTVSRMRRICDPRIVALSATMPNIDDVAAWLDAPDETTFEFGDDYRPVDLHAGVKTYTHGENSFADKYRRLYRAFDLAEPHIRDGGQSLVFVSSRQDAVRAAAKARDELAKRDVPIGARGDYDFHNEAKELSNDSLRKGVLDGVGFHHAGLARDDREAVEEWFKEGKIQLLFSTSTLAWGVNLPARCVVIRDTKHHDPLEGEVDISPLDILQMLGRAGRPGYDDVGYGWVVCDHADQNKYRRLLREGKEIESRLAEDLDSHLNAEIAMGTIRDLDDVMSWLETTFYYRRAQSNPAAYDFEDLRSRVRDVLDRLVSRGFVEMDDDLSIDATALGRLTSKYYLRLGTATRFSTLANRDRISADDILETVAGAADFRQVSARQSEVDAVDSVLTGVSTELEDGPRKVLAILHASMANSTPSELRSDAWVIKQNALRLLSALREFLDTFADARTANLAKRVEARVEHGVSSDAAALTAVDGIGPGRARKLATGGLSSPADVVDAGEKELTRAGLSQGVAERVVKSAKNLPAPELDWGQFPDSVTRGESNMHDIRVKNSGGGGSVGVRVTVNGVEMSAKTCYLSDDVTVPVGVFGAKDDELEFVVEVTFPDLPLLPIRESRTVRVE from the coding sequence GTGAAAGTCGCCGAGGCGGTCCCCGAGTTCGCCGATGCGTTCGGGTTCGAGGAGTTCAACCGGATGCAGCGGGAGGCGCTGCCCGCCATCCTCGAAACCGACCACAACGTCGTCGCCTCCGCGCCCACCGCCAGCGGGAAGACGGCGCTCGCCGAACTCGCCATCTGCCGGACGCTCCGCGACGAAGGGACGGCGCTCTTTATCGCACCGCTGCGCGCACTCACCACCGAGAAGGAATCCGAGTGGGAACGCTTCGAAGAACTCGGTTACTCGGTCTACGTCGTCACCGGCGAGCGCGACCTGAACCCTCGCCGAGCGGCCCGCGCGGACATTCTCGTCATGACGCCGGAGAAGACGGACTCCGCCACGCGCAAACACGACTCCGCGCGCTACTCCTTTATCGAAGACGTGGACTGCGTCGTCATCGACGAGGTTCACCTGCTCGATTCGGAGACTCGCGGCGGCGTCCTCGAAGTGACCGTCTCGCGGATGCGACGCATCTGCGACCCGCGCATCGTCGCGCTCTCGGCGACCATGCCGAACATCGACGACGTGGCGGCGTGGTTGGACGCGCCCGACGAGACGACCTTCGAGTTCGGTGACGACTACCGACCCGTGGACCTCCACGCGGGAGTCAAAACCTACACCCACGGCGAGAACTCCTTCGCCGACAAGTACCGCCGACTCTACCGGGCGTTCGACCTCGCCGAACCGCATATCCGCGACGGCGGCCAGTCGCTCGTCTTCGTCTCCTCGCGGCAGGACGCGGTTCGCGCTGCCGCCAAGGCCCGCGACGAACTCGCGAAGCGTGACGTTCCTATCGGCGCTCGCGGCGACTACGACTTCCACAACGAGGCGAAGGAACTGAGCAACGACTCGCTGCGAAAGGGCGTCCTCGACGGCGTCGGCTTCCACCACGCCGGACTCGCCCGCGACGACCGCGAAGCCGTCGAGGAGTGGTTCAAGGAAGGCAAGATTCAGCTTCTCTTCTCTACGTCCACGCTCGCGTGGGGCGTGAACCTCCCCGCCCGCTGTGTCGTCATCCGCGACACGAAACATCACGACCCGCTCGAAGGTGAGGTCGATATCTCGCCGCTCGACATCCTCCAGATGCTCGGGCGCGCAGGTCGTCCCGGCTACGACGACGTAGGATACGGCTGGGTCGTCTGTGACCACGCCGACCAGAACAAGTACCGCCGCCTGCTCCGCGAGGGCAAGGAAATCGAGTCGCGCCTCGCCGAAGACCTCGATTCGCACCTCAACGCCGAAATCGCGATGGGGACTATCCGCGACCTCGACGACGTTATGTCGTGGTTGGAGACGACCTTCTACTACCGCCGGGCGCAGTCGAACCCGGCCGCCTACGACTTCGAAGACCTCCGCTCGCGCGTCCGCGACGTGCTCGACCGACTGGTCTCCCGCGGCTTCGTCGAGATGGACGACGACCTCTCCATCGACGCGACGGCGCTCGGCCGACTCACTTCGAAATATTACCTCCGACTGGGGACCGCGACCCGGTTCTCCACGCTCGCCAACCGCGACCGAATCTCTGCGGACGACATCCTCGAAACGGTCGCCGGCGCGGCCGACTTCCGGCAGGTCTCGGCCCGACAGTCCGAAGTCGACGCCGTCGATTCCGTCCTGACCGGCGTCTCGACCGAACTCGAAGACGGACCGCGAAAGGTGCTCGCCATCCTCCACGCAAGCATGGCGAACTCGACGCCGAGCGAACTCCGGAGCGACGCGTGGGTCATCAAGCAGAACGCGCTTCGACTCCTCTCGGCGCTCCGCGAGTTCCTCGACACCTTCGCGGACGCCCGCACGGCGAATCTCGCAAAGCGTGTCGAAGCACGCGTCGAACACGGCGTCAGTAGCGACGCCGCGGCACTCACGGCTGTCGACGGTATCGGCCCCGGCCGCGCCCGAAAACTCGCAACCGGAGGTCTCTCGTCCCCGGCCGACGTGGTCGACGCTGGCGAAAAAGAACTGACTCGCGCGGGTCTCTCGCAGGGTGTCGCCGAACGCGTCGTCAAGAGCGCGAAGAACCTCCCAGCCCCCGAACTCGACTGGGGCCAGTTCCCCGATTCGGTCACCCGCGGCGAGAGTAACATGCACGATATTCGCGTCAAAAACAGCGGTGGCGGCGGCTCTGTCGGGGTTCGTGTCACCGTCAACGGCGTCGAGATGTCGGCGAAGACGTGCTACCTTTCGGACGACGTGACCGTCCCGGTCGGCGTCTTCGGCGCGAAGGACGACGAACTGGAGTTCGTCGTGGAAGTCACGTTCCCCGACCTGCCGCTGCTCCCGATT